The Primulina eburnea isolate SZY01 chromosome 6, ASM2296580v1, whole genome shotgun sequence genome contains a region encoding:
- the LOC140834268 gene encoding nicotinamide adenine dinucleotide transporter 1, chloroplastic-like: MAAAGGCRSCKEILYDASAGASAGAIAATFVCPLDVIKTRLQVHVLPEIHTSGHRGSVIMTLLQNIVRNEGFRGLYRGLTPTLAALLPNWAVYFTVYGHLKELLHSYEGSSDQLSITSNMIAASGAGAATSIATNPLWVVKTRLQTQGMRQDVVPYKNIVSALRRIVHEEGFRGWYSGLLPSLAGISHVAIQFPSYERIKFHLAKRGNKSSDNLSPGEVAIASSFSKVVASLLTYPHEVVRSRLQEQGQVRNSELQYSGVIDCIKKISRKEGVPGFYRGCATNLLRTTPSAVITFTSYEMIHRFLSHLSAPDGKHSKPDSNPDTRTKSQKGSETPGDNRTLHQSLNPSSHHRTPSIPLHKQVKPDNLTAKH; the protein is encoded by the exons ATGGCCGCCGCGGGCGGCTGCCGGAGCTGCAAAGAGATCCTATATGACGCCTCCGCAGGCGCCTCAGCTG GTGCTATCGCGGCAACTTTTGTGTGCCCGTTGGACGTGATTAAAACGAGGCTCCAAGTCCATGTCCTGCCTGAAATTCATACTTCTGGCCACAGAG GAAGTGTAATTATGACACTCCTGCAAAACATTGTCCGAAATGAAGGTTTCAGGGGACTTTACCGTGGCCTTACACCAACCCTAGCAGCATTACTTCCAAATTGGGCT gtTTACTTCACAGTTTATGGACATCTCAAAGAGCTGCTCCATTCATATG AGGGTAGCAGTGACCAGCTTTCAATTACATCAAACATGATAGCGGCCTCGGGAGCGGGTGCTGCAACATCTATTGCAACAAATCCTTTATGGGTTGTTAAGACGAGACTTCAG ACACAAGGAATGAGGCAAGATGTGGTTCCCTATAAGAATATAGTTTCTGCTTTGAGACGAATTGTACACGAAGAAGGATTTCGTGGATGGTATAG TGGCCTTCTACCTTCTCTTGCTGGGATCAGTCATGTCGCTATCCAGTTCCCATCATACGAAAGAATAAAATTCCACTTGGCAAAACGAG GAAATAAGAGCAGTGACAATCTCAGCCCTGGGGAGGTGGCAATTGCTTCGTCATTCTCAAAAGTAGTTGCTTCTTTATTGACTTACCCTCATGAG GTAGTACGTTCAAGGTTACAAGAACAAGGTCAAGTTCGGAATTCTGAATTGCAGTACTCAGGCGTCATCGACTGCATTAAAAAGATATCAAGAAAAGAAGGTGTTCCCGGTTTTTATCGAGGTTGTGCTACTAATCTCCTGAGAACAACTCCATCTGCCGTGATAACATTTACCAGTTACGAAATGATACATAGATTCTTGTCACACTTATCGGCTCCTGATGGAAAGCATTCAAAACCGGATTCTAATCCCGATACTCGAACCAAATCCCAAAAAGGATCCGAAACTCCAGGAGATAACAGGACATTACACCAATCCCTAAACCCATCTTCTCATCATAGAACTCCAAGTATCCCTCTTCATAAACAGGTTAAACCGGATAATCTAACTGCTAAACATTGA
- the LOC140834269 gene encoding uncharacterized protein produces the protein MFGPGLQFNRSKNSDDRFYSASRAHRSRDYLGRAQSDVTSTQSWSQSDETAAENSKLAAAPVLEFSDLCNLERFLQSVTPSVPGQSLSKMAGRSWRTTDAEFQPFFFLSDLWESFKEWSAYGAGVPLILNDSDCVVQYYVPYLSGIQLYGDLSKSTKKSRRPGEESDYEYFRDSSSDGSSDSEQDRGFLSCAKEPHNYHFQIHDSPHNAELLSLGAQDMAFQEGFSSDEGESGSSQGCLLFEYLERDPPYCREPLANKILDLTHRFPEVKTLRSCDLHPSSWISVAWYPIYRIPTGQTLKDLDACFLTFHSLHTLLTGSETVKPPTVTYTTETDGVPQILLPVFGLASYRYRASLWTPDAGHKCQLAHSLLQDADNWLNLRQVNHPDFAFFSRR, from the exons ATGTTTGGGCCAGGATTGCAGTTTAATAGGAGTAAAAATAGCGACGATCGGTTTTATAGTGCGTCGAGGGCTCATCGGAGTCGGGATTATCTGGGGAGGGCGCAAAGTGATGTCACATCTACCCAGTCATGGAGCCAAAGCGATGAGACGGCGGCGGAAAACTCTAAGCTAGCTGCTGCGCCGGTGCTGGAGTTCTCCGATTTGTGTAATCTGGAGAGGTTCTTGCAATCTGTCACTCCTTCTGTTCCGGGGCAGAGTTTATCCAAG ATGGCTGGGAGGAGTTGGAGGACGACTGATGCAGAATTTCAGCCATTCTTTTTTTTGAGTGATTTATGGGAGTCATTCAAGGAATGGAGTGCATATGGTGCTGGAGTGCCTTTGATATTAAACGATTCTGATTGTGTGGTTCAGTATTATGTGCCTTATTTATCTGGCATTCAGTTATATGGCGACCTTTCAAAGAGCACGAAAAAATCAAG GCGACCTGGTGAAGAAAGTGATTATGAGTATTTTAGGGATTCTAGTAGTGATGGAAGTAGTGATAGTGAACAAGATAGAGGTTTCTTGAGTTGTGCAAAGGAACCGCATAACTATCATTTTCAAATACATGATAGTCCTCACAATGCAGAATTGTTGTCTTTGGGAGCACAGGACATGGCTTTTCAAGAAGGCTTTTCTAGTGATGAAGGTGAATCTGGAAGCTCACAGGGTTGCTTGTTGTTTGAGTATCTTGAGCGGGACCCGCCCTATTGCCGTGAACCTTTGGCAAATAAG ATACTTGATCTTACTCACCGCTTCCCGGAAGTGAAGACACTTAGAAGTTGTGATCTACATCCTTCGAGTTGGATCTCCGTGGCTTG GTATCCCATTTACAGAATACCTACTGGACAAACTCTTAAAGATTTGGATGCTTGCTTTTTAACCTTCCATTCTCTTCATACACTTTTGACAG GAAGTGAAACCGTGAAACCTCCAACTGTAACATATACAACTGAAACCGATGGTGTTCCCCAGATTTTGCTTCCGGTATTTGGGCTTGCCTCATACAGATATAGAGCATCATTGTGGACTCCAGATGCAGGTCATAAGTGCCAGTTGGCCCATTCTCTCTTGCAAGATGCCGATAATTGGCTAAATTTACGCCAGGTCAACCACCCGGACTTTGCTTTCTTCAGCCGTCGTTAA
- the LOC140834270 gene encoding uncharacterized protein produces the protein MGVSVLIFVLAISLHLIAFVIAVGAERRRSWARVVPDEYDEKTYCVYGIDASTLYGLTAFGVLLISQSLINGVTKCLCFGRGMMSGRSATCAVFFFVFSWITFLAAEACLLAASVRNSYRTKYRPTFHDEDLSCTALRKGVFAAGASLILLSMVASSLYYRAYSKADTGGWERHQNGGLGMTSSHLGENQHQQKASDFEMI, from the exons ATGGGAGTTTCGGTTCTCATTTTTGTGCTCGCTATCTCTCTGCACCTCATTGCCTTTGTAATCGCTGTCGGTGCCGAACGACGCCGTAGCTGG GCCCGGGTTGTGCCTGACGAGTACGATGAGAAGACCTACTGTGTGTACGGGATCGATGCGTCGACGTTGTACGGGTTAACGGCGTTTGGGGTGCTTTTGATCAGCCAGTCTTTGATTAACGGCGTCACCAAGTGCCTGTGCTTTGGGAGAGGGATGATGAGTGGGAGGTCTGCTACCTGTGCTGTTTTCTTCTTCGTTTTCTCATG GATCACCTTTCTGGCGGCAGAGGCATGTCTTTTGGCTGCATCAGTGAGAAATTCTTACCGCACCAAATACCGTCCAACCTTTCACGATGAGGACTTGTCCTGTACCGCTCTTAGGAAGGGTGTATTTGCTGCTGGTGCTTCTCTAATATTATTGTCGATGGTGGCTTCCTCCTTGTATTACCGGGCTTACTCCAAGGCTGACACTGGTGGATGGGAAAGGCACCAAAATGGAGGACTCGGGATGACCTCTTCACATCTTGGAGAAAATCAGCATCAACAGAAGGCTAGTGATTTTGAAATGATCTGA
- the LOC140833476 gene encoding reticulon-like protein B14, with amino-acid sequence MPVYSSDSDDASAPQRRLFGREKPLHAILGGGKVADILLWRNKNLSAAILVGCTTIWFLFEVLEYNFVTLLCYISMILMILSFIWSSGAGLVHKNPSELRAITIPESTFRWFYAKINTTILKLYDVSSGKDLKTFLMAMAFLWILSGIGNYFSSLNLLYTGFICLLALPALYERYQDEVDYVASKGNKDMKKLFKKFDSKVLNKIPRGPVKEKKRF; translated from the exons ATGCCCGTTTATTCGTCGGATTCCGATGACGCTTCGGCCCCTCAAAGAAGATTGTTTGGTCGGGAAAAGCCCTTGCATGCCATTCTTGGTGGAGGAAAAG TTGCTGACATACTACTGTGGAGAAACAAGAATTTATCAGCAGCAATACTCGTCGGATGCACAACTATATGGTTTCTATTTGAAGTGCTGGAATATAATTTCGTCACACTTCTATGTTACATCTCCATGATTTTGATGATACTCAGCTTCATCTGGTCTTCTGGAGCTGGACTAGTTCACAA AAATCCTTCGGAGCTACGAGCAATCACAATACCAGAGTCCACATTCCGATGGTTTTACGCCAAAATCAACACGACAATATTAAAACTGTACGATGTTTCGTCGGGGAAAGATTTGAAGACCTTTTTAATG gCAATGGCATTCCTATGGATACTGTCAGGAATTGGAAACTACTTCAGCTCCTTAAATCTTTTATACACCG GATTTATTTGCTTGTTAGCTCTACCGGCATTATATGAAAGATACCAAGATGAGGTGGATTATGTAGCAAGCAAGGGGAATAAGGATATGAAGAAATTGTTCAAGAAATTTGATTCCAAAGTTCTTAACAAGATTCCAAGAGGACCTGTCAAAGAAAAGAAGAGATTCTGA